The Thermodesulfobacteriota bacterium genome includes the window AAAGGTCCTAGCCGCCTATAAAACCGATTACAAGGAGCTCGAGGCCGCGGGCTTCAAATTCTTTAGAGGATCCTATGCGGAACAGGCGAGCCAGTTCAAAGATAAGAACGTGGACTCGGTCTTCACCTTCCTCGCCACGCCGGCAGCGGCTGTGACCGAGGCCTCCATCGGCCGTTCCTTGAGATTGATCCCCTTCGCGCCGGAGGTCTTGGAGAGCCTGAAACAATACGGCATCGAATCAGGCAAGATCCCGGCCGGCACCTATCCCAAGGCCGCCAATGCGAACGAGGAGATCCTGACTGCGGTCGCAGGAAGCGTCATCCTGATCAACAAGAACGTTCCGGATGAGGTCGCCTATCGGATGACCAAGGTCATTCACGAAAATCTCGACCAGTTCAGAAAGATCCACGGCTCCCTGGTCCCCTACCAGATTAAGGACGGGGTCACCGGCCTGGGGGCGATCCCCCTCCATCCGGGAGCCGAAAAGTACTTCCGAGAAAAGGGCGTTCTAAAATAGCAGAGGGATACGGCAGGGCGGCCTGGCTCGATCCGTCATGAGGAGATTAACCGGATGGCTGAAAACGGTCGTTCTGGTCTACGGGGTGAGCGCCTCCCTGCTCCACCTCTACACTTCGGGGTTCGGCACCTTTGAGCCCAGGATCCAGAGGGGCCTTCATCTCCTCTTCCTCCTGCCGCTCATCTTCCTCCTCTTTCCCGCGACCCCCAAATCACCCAAGCACAGGCCCAGCCTTTGGGACGGCCTGGCCGCATTGCTCTGCCTGGCGGGTCCGGCCTATATCGTCAAGCATACCGAACGCCTCAACTTCAGAATGGTGGGCGTCGATGAGGTGCTGCCCATCGAAATGATCCTGGGCACCGCCCTGGTCTTGCTGGTGGTGGAGGCCGCTCGCCGCGCCCTCTCCCGGTGGATGGCCCTGACCATTCTGATCGCCCTCTTCTACTTGGCCACCGCGCCCTACTGGCCGGGGCTCCTGAGGTTCAAAGGCTACTCTTTCCCGCGAATGGTGGAGGTCCTCTTTCTGGCCGTCGACGAAGGGATCTTCGGTTTTCTGACGGGAATCTCCTCCAATATCCTCTTTATCTACATCCTCTTCGCCGGGTTCATGATCAGCGCCGGCGTCGGAAACTTCCTCATCGACTTTGCCGTATGGGCTGCGGGCTGGGCGAGAGGGGGGCCTGCCAAGATCGCGGTCATCTCCAGCAGCCTCTATGGAACCGTCAGCGGAAGCACGGTCGCCAATGTCTATGCGACCGGAAGTTTCACGATCCCACTGATGAAAAAGGCAGGGTTTCTGCCCAAGCAGGCCGCGGCCATCGAGGCCATTTCGAGCACGGGCGGTCAGCTCATGCCGCCCATCATGGGCGCAGGGGCCTTCATCATGTCTGAAATTACGGGGGTCCCCTATTTCAAGATCATCCAGGCCGCGGCCCTCCCGGCCCTCCTGTATTACTTGGGGCTCTTCTTCGTCGTCCATTTCCTCTCGGGCAAACACGGGATGGAAAGCATCCCCAAGGCCGAACGGCCAAGCATTCTTCCGATGCTTCGCCACGCCTACTTCTTCCTCCCCTTTCTGTTGGTGGTCATCCTCCTGGCCTACGGGTATTCTCCGAGCAAAGCCGCCTTCTACGTCATCTGGGTCATCATCGCCCTCAGTTTTTTCGACAAGAAGACCTGGCTCACCCCGCGTAAACTCATCGACACCCTCTTTCAGGCCGCGGTCAACGCGGCCATCATCGCCACCGCCCTCGCTGGGTCTGGGATGGTGGTGGGCATCCTGACGCGCACCGGGGCCGCCCTGGCCTTCGGCAGCGTTCTCCTCAGCGCCTCTTTCAATCATCTCCTCCTCGCCATGATCCTCATCTTTCTCGTCGTCAGTGTCCTCGGCACAGGCATCCCGACCA containing:
- a CDS encoding TAXI family TRAP transporter solute-binding subunit; the encoded protein is MKKFACFSALFLLLLLHSQAHPQTLTWTAGGVGGGWYAIAGGIANLVNEKSGGITIKVIPGGGTVNPRLVDKGDCELGWGLPFLNVAAWNGEDPYDKKHTNLRALAGGMSLNFFHFYVAAESPIKTMDDVFKQKKALRMAISPAGTSDEWVFRKVLAAYKTDYKELEAAGFKFFRGSYAEQASQFKDKNVDSVFTFLATPAAAVTEASIGRSLRLIPFAPEVLESLKQYGIESGKIPAGTYPKAANANEEILTAVAGSVILINKNVPDEVAYRMTKVIHENLDQFRKIHGSLVPYQIKDGVTGLGAIPLHPGAEKYFREKGVLK
- a CDS encoding TRAP transporter fused permease subunit, yielding MRRLTGWLKTVVLVYGVSASLLHLYTSGFGTFEPRIQRGLHLLFLLPLIFLLFPATPKSPKHRPSLWDGLAALLCLAGPAYIVKHTERLNFRMVGVDEVLPIEMILGTALVLLVVEAARRALSRWMALTILIALFYLATAPYWPGLLRFKGYSFPRMVEVLFLAVDEGIFGFLTGISSNILFIYILFAGFMISAGVGNFLIDFAVWAAGWARGGPAKIAVISSSLYGTVSGSTVANVYATGSFTIPLMKKAGFLPKQAAAIEAISSTGGQLMPPIMGAGAFIMSEITGVPYFKIIQAAALPALLYYLGLFFVVHFLSGKHGMESIPKAERPSILPMLRHAYFFLPFLLVVILLAYGYSPSKAAFYVIWVIIALSFFDKKTWLTPRKLIDTLFQAAVNAAIIATALAGSGMVVGILTRTGAALAFGSVLLSASFNHLLLAMILIFLVVSVLGTGIPTTPAYIIAVTVGASTLGKFEVALLAAHLFVFYYAVLSDLTPPDAITAFAAANVAGSEMMATGIEAFKLGIAGFLIPFAFVFQPALLLQGTVPEILLATGLTGLGVISLSAFLVGYIWSPLNWPHRLLFATAAVFLVFPTLGSELIGVGLAGGGFIWARLRKKSDLKGPRSR